In Candidatus Contubernalis alkalaceticus, the following proteins share a genomic window:
- a CDS encoding molybdopterin-dependent oxidoreductase, with translation MKGRILTLIVVALLITVGGLAYLNQKQLTHTDQNSENPSVMIKADGEETGVITLEEIKALGEVEFVTTLRSSGKPPSDHTYKGVPLKEVILAVDKTLLEQGEQVTAQAVDGYVVAYTVEEVMESEHIYLVYQQEGEPLKSKNEGGSGPFLVLARQDEFGQRWCKFTVEINIQ, from the coding sequence ATGAAGGGAAGAATACTGACACTTATCGTAGTCGCCCTGCTCATAACAGTAGGAGGGTTGGCATATTTGAACCAGAAACAACTGACTCATACAGACCAAAATTCTGAAAACCCATCGGTAATGATTAAGGCGGACGGCGAGGAAACAGGTGTCATTACATTAGAGGAAATAAAAGCCCTGGGAGAAGTAGAATTCGTGACTACCCTACGCTCCAGCGGTAAACCACCTTCTGACCATACTTATAAAGGTGTACCCCTAAAGGAGGTCATCCTTGCTGTAGACAAGACCCTGCTGGAGCAGGGAGAGCAGGTAACAGCCCAAGCTGTAGACGGTTACGTAGTGGCTTATACGGTAGAGGAAGTCATGGAAAGCGAACACATTTACCTGGTATACCAGCAGGAGGGTGAACCCTTAAAGAGTAAAAATGAGGGAGGCTCAGGTCCCTTCCTGGTGCTTGCCCGGCAGGACGAATTTGGCCAGCGCTGGTGCAAATTTACCGTGGAAATAAACATTCAGTAA
- a CDS encoding ECF transporter S component, translated as MKKGFLKKFSMFDLVIITMMAALGVAIKPIIVPLAHIITGPFFIPGGVIAGGFYMLWIVLGHGLVNKRGTGTLIGVIQAILVISMGIFGTHGAISIITYVAPGIMVDLLYIILRGGVNSPLNAFLGGVAANVTGTVLVTIVFFRLPLIPLLLSLSAASLSGGLGGLVAFRLIKQLQKFNIGVAP; from the coding sequence ATGAAAAAAGGTTTTTTGAAAAAATTCTCCATGTTTGACCTGGTTATTATAACAATGATGGCTGCCCTGGGAGTAGCCATAAAACCTATCATAGTTCCCCTGGCCCATATTATCACCGGGCCCTTCTTTATCCCGGGTGGGGTAATAGCCGGAGGTTTTTATATGCTCTGGATCGTGCTGGGGCACGGTCTGGTCAACAAACGGGGGACCGGGACATTAATTGGGGTTATACAGGCGATTCTGGTAATATCCATGGGTATTTTCGGAACTCACGGGGCCATCAGCATTATTACCTATGTAGCCCCGGGAATTATGGTAGACCTTTTGTATATCATTTTAAGAGGTGGAGTCAATTCCCCTTTGAACGCTTTTTTAGGAGGCGTAGCAGCTAATGTTACGGGAACGGTACTGGTGACCATTGTCTTTTTTAGACTGCCTTTAATCCCTCTCCTTTTAAGCCTCAGCGCAGCCTCCCTTTCCGGGGGACTGGGGGGACTGGTTGCCTTCAGGCTGATTAAACAGTTACAAAAGTTTAATATCGGCGTCGCGCCTTAA